In Zerene cesonia ecotype Mississippi chromosome 18, Zerene_cesonia_1.1, whole genome shotgun sequence, the following are encoded in one genomic region:
- the LOC119834117 gene encoding uncharacterized protein LOC119834117, whose protein sequence is MEIVPEGKNFRLVTKDELPAVADFLVQYMPESLKFHQTIQTYLNNKVWDFHFYVAKNWPEDPICLHFPGCTSTPNSHPYESVTIFCPSSRAELVDLVTSEDILLDLTKPLYLNFTHESIVDRFEKHYEAHDKITGDVYVCDNPPTESNDQLPPDVELVRLQPEHMQAVHDLYPASDIECREVFEKLVAELPAYGIFVEGQLAAWMVQSYYGAMFSMQTRPEFRRKGYGIYLARRLTKEVAARGYKPFVVIRPENDASRSLYSKLGFEKRFRTVRAVLRPR, encoded by the exons ATGGAAATCGTGCCTGAGGGGAAAAACTTCCGATTGGTAACAAAAGACGAGCTCCCAGCGGTGGCCGATTTTTTAGTGCAGTATATGCCTGAATCTCTCAAG tTTCATCAGACGATTCAAACATATCTGAACAATAAGGTGTGGGACTTCCATTTTTATGTAGCGAAGAATTGGCCGGAGGACCCAATTTGCTTACACTTTCCTGGCTGTACTAGTACG CCAAATAGTCATCCTTATGAAAGTGTAACCATATTCTGTCCATCGAGCCGCGCGGAACTAGTCGACCTGGTGACGTCCGAGGATATACTCCTCGACCTCACAAAACCCCTGTACCTGAACTTCACTCACGAATCCATCGTGGATCGCTTCGAGAAGCATTATGAAGCCCACGATAAAATCACTGGCGACGTCTATGTGTGTGATAATCCTCCCACGGAAAGCAATGACCA ACTGCCACCGGACGTGGAGCTAGTTCGCTTGCAGCCTGAGCACATGCAAGCTGTCCATGACTTGTATCCAGCGAGCGATATCGAATGTCGAGAGGTTTTCGAGAAACTCGTAGCCGAATTGCCTGCCTACGGGATATTCGTAGAGGGCCAACTGGCCGCGTGGATGGTACAATCATACTACGGCGCAATGTTCTCGATGCAAACCCGACCCGAATTTCGCAGAAAAGGCTATGGCATATACTTGGCGAGGCGCCTCACCAAGGAAGTTGCCGCACGTGGCTACAAACCGTTTGTTGTCATTCGTCCGGAAAATGACGCGTCCCGTTCTCTCTATTCGAAACTTGGATTCGAGAAACGTTTCCGAACGGTGCGCGCTGTCCTGCGTCCGCGCTAG